In Arcobacter ellisii, a genomic segment contains:
- the napG gene encoding ferredoxin-type protein NapG, whose protein sequence is MDTSRNQPINERRKFFLSIARAAGLAVLGGLTWSAYVSEVKATSLILRPPGALDENDFLATCIKCGMCVEACPFDTLKLAKPGDNKPLGTPFFEPRKVPCYMCTDIPCVPVCPTDALNIKSVQNENGKLDISKAKMGVAVIDDSSCIAFWGIQCDACYRACPLLGEAISIEYSKNERTGKHAFLKPVVHTDVCTGCGLCEKACVTQKAAIFVLPRNVALGVAGDHYVQGWNKEDEKRVQNATSSTTKTKLSKDSAVDSLNSSKDMEDLLK, encoded by the coding sequence ATGGATACATCAAGAAACCAACCAATTAATGAAAGAAGAAAATTCTTTTTAAGTATTGCAAGAGCTGCGGGTCTTGCAGTGCTTGGGGGATTAACTTGGAGTGCTTATGTTAGTGAAGTAAAAGCTACTTCGTTGATTTTAAGACCACCAGGGGCTCTTGATGAAAATGATTTTTTAGCAACTTGTATTAAATGTGGGATGTGCGTTGAAGCCTGTCCATTTGATACATTAAAATTAGCAAAACCAGGTGATAATAAACCTCTTGGAACACCTTTTTTTGAGCCAAGAAAAGTTCCTTGTTATATGTGTACAGATATTCCATGTGTTCCTGTTTGTCCAACAGATGCACTAAATATCAAATCAGTACAAAATGAAAATGGGAAACTTGATATTTCAAAAGCAAAAATGGGTGTTGCAGTTATTGATGATAGTTCTTGTATAGCTTTTTGGGGGATTCAATGTGATGCTTGTTATAGAGCTTGCCCTCTTTTAGGAGAAGCAATTAGTATTGAATATTCAAAAAATGAAAGAACAGGAAAACACGCATTTTTAAAACCAGTTGTACATACAGATGTTTGTACAGGTTGTGGTTTATGCGAAAAAGCCTGTGTTACTCAAAAAGCAGCAATTTTTGTTCTGCCAAGAAATGTAGCTTTAGGAGTTGCAGGTGATCATTATGTTCAAGGTTGGAATAAAGAAGACGAAAAAAGAGTACAAAATGCTACAAGCAGTACAACAAAAACAAAACTTAGTAAAGATAGTGCAGTTGATTCCTTGAATAGCTCTAAAGATATGGAGGATTTATTAAAATGA
- the napA gene encoding nitrate reductase catalytic subunit NapA — MSLSRRDFLKSSAAASAAAAIGMTVPADLQAQANAAEGGWRWDKAACRFCGTGCGIMLATKEGKIVAVKGDPAAPVNRGLNCIKGYFNAKIMYGADRLKQPLLRVNSKGEFDKKGDFAPVSWQRAFDEMEKHIRVALKEKGPEGIGIFASGQYTIMEGYAALKMMKAGFRSNAFDPNARHCMASAVTGFYQTFGIDEPSGCYDDIELTDTVVTWGSNMAEMHPILWSRVTDRKLSDPERVKVINLSTYTHRTSDLADIEIIFTPNTDLALWNYIAREIVYNHPESIDWDFVKEHIVFAASPVNIGYGMRRSDEKSIKDGKYTDLEMQTISKEMEKIVSETEAPALAPYGYKAGDKLVNKNTGLAHWEISFEDYKKSLEPYTLDYVAKISKGNPDEDIEEFKKKLQTLADLYIEKNRKVVSFWTMGMNQHTRGTWVNTLSYNVHFLLNKQAKPGSGAFSLTGQPSACGTAREVGTFTHRLPADMMVANPKDRAVTEKAWNIPAGTLNPKGDQHIMKIHRDIEDGNIKFAWVNVCNPYQDTASATHWVKAAREMDNFIVTSDGYPGISAKVSDLILPSAMIYEKWGGYGNAERRTQLWRQQVVPVGDAMSDTWQWVELSKRFTVKDLWGEQSLNSTKGETKLPDVIAAAKAMGYDENTTMYEILFANKKAKSYKIDPKDPVQAGYDNTDGSGDSRNVIGSDGKPWKGYGFFIQKYLFEEYADFGRGHGHDLADFDTYHRVRGLKWPVVDGKETQWRFNTKYDPYAKKANPDSDFAFYGHLAKELAQGDLTGIKDQTKKALTNKAKIFARPYMDPPEVPDAEYPVWLSTGRVLEHWHSGTMTMRVPELYRAVPEALCYMHPEDAKTYGVKQGSLCWVESRRGKVKARVETRGRNRPSRGLVFVPWFDEKVFINKVCLDATCPQSGQTDFKKCAVKIYQA, encoded by the coding sequence ATGTCGCTTTCAAGAAGAGACTTCCTAAAAAGCTCAGCAGCAGCAAGTGCAGCAGCAGCAATTGGTATGACAGTACCTGCTGATTTACAAGCACAAGCAAATGCAGCTGAAGGTGGATGGAGATGGGATAAGGCAGCTTGCCGATTCTGTGGAACTGGTTGTGGGATTATGCTAGCTACTAAAGAGGGAAAAATCGTTGCAGTAAAAGGTGATCCAGCAGCACCAGTTAATAGAGGACTTAATTGTATCAAAGGTTACTTCAATGCAAAAATTATGTATGGAGCAGATAGATTAAAACAACCTTTATTAAGAGTTAATTCAAAAGGTGAATTTGACAAAAAAGGTGATTTTGCACCTGTTTCTTGGCAAAGAGCTTTTGATGAGATGGAAAAACACATAAGAGTTGCACTAAAAGAAAAAGGTCCAGAAGGGATTGGAATTTTTGCTTCAGGTCAATATACAATTATGGAAGGTTATGCTGCATTAAAAATGATGAAAGCAGGATTTAGATCAAATGCTTTTGACCCAAATGCAAGACATTGTATGGCATCAGCAGTAACTGGGTTTTATCAAACTTTTGGAATAGATGAACCATCTGGATGTTATGATGATATCGAATTAACTGATACAGTTGTAACTTGGGGTTCAAATATGGCAGAAATGCACCCTATTTTATGGTCAAGGGTAACTGATAGAAAATTAAGTGACCCAGAAAGAGTAAAAGTTATCAATCTTTCAACATACACTCACAGAACTTCTGATTTAGCTGATATTGAAATTATTTTTACTCCAAATACTGACTTAGCATTATGGAATTATATTGCAAGAGAAATCGTATATAATCACCCAGAATCAATTGATTGGGATTTCGTAAAAGAACATATCGTATTTGCAGCAAGTCCAGTTAATATTGGTTATGGTATGAGAAGAAGTGATGAAAAATCTATCAAAGATGGAAAATATACAGATTTAGAGATGCAAACTATTTCTAAAGAGATGGAAAAAATTGTTTCTGAAACTGAAGCTCCAGCACTTGCTCCATATGGATATAAAGCAGGAGATAAACTTGTAAACAAAAATACTGGTTTAGCACACTGGGAAATCTCTTTTGAAGATTATAAAAAATCTTTAGAGCCTTATACACTTGATTATGTGGCAAAAATTTCAAAAGGAAATCCTGATGAAGATATTGAAGAGTTTAAGAAAAAACTTCAAACTTTAGCTGATTTATATATTGAAAAAAATAGAAAAGTTGTATCTTTCTGGACAATGGGAATGAATCAACATACAAGAGGAACATGGGTAAATACACTTTCATATAATGTTCACTTCTTATTAAATAAACAAGCAAAACCAGGAAGTGGTGCATTCTCACTAACAGGTCAACCTAGTGCTTGTGGAACAGCAAGAGAAGTTGGAACATTTACTCATAGACTTCCAGCTGATATGATGGTTGCAAATCCAAAAGATAGAGCAGTTACTGAAAAAGCGTGGAATATTCCTGCTGGAACTTTAAATCCAAAAGGTGACCAACATATTATGAAAATCCACAGAGATATCGAAGATGGAAATATCAAATTTGCTTGGGTAAATGTTTGTAATCCATATCAAGATACAGCAAGTGCAACACACTGGGTAAAAGCAGCAAGGGAAATGGATAATTTCATCGTAACAAGTGATGGATATCCTGGAATTTCTGCAAAAGTATCTGACTTAATTTTACCATCTGCTATGATTTATGAAAAATGGGGTGGATATGGAAATGCTGAAAGAAGAACTCAACTTTGGAGACAACAAGTAGTTCCAGTTGGAGATGCAATGTCTGATACATGGCAATGGGTTGAACTTTCAAAAAGATTTACAGTAAAAGATTTATGGGGTGAACAATCACTTAATAGTACAAAAGGTGAAACTAAACTTCCAGATGTAATTGCAGCAGCTAAAGCTATGGGATATGATGAAAATACAACTATGTATGAAATCTTATTTGCAAATAAAAAAGCAAAATCTTATAAAATAGATCCAAAAGACCCTGTTCAAGCTGGTTATGATAACACTGATGGATCTGGAGATTCAAGAAATGTTATTGGTAGTGATGGAAAACCTTGGAAAGGATATGGATTCTTTATCCAAAAATATCTATTTGAAGAGTATGCTGATTTTGGTAGAGGTCATGGACACGATTTAGCTGACTTTGATACTTACCATAGAGTAAGAGGACTTAAATGGCCAGTTGTTGATGGTAAAGAGACTCAATGGAGATTTAATACTAAATATGACCCTTATGCTAAAAAAGCAAATCCAGATAGTGATTTTGCATTCTATGGACACTTAGCAAAAGAGTTAGCACAAGGTGATTTAACTGGAATTAAAGACCAAACTAAAAAAGCTTTAACAAATAAAGCTAAAATCTTTGCAAGACCATATATGGATCCACCTGAAGTTCCAGATGCTGAATATCCAGTTTGGTTAAGTACAGGAAGGGTTTTAGAGCATTGGCATAGTGGAACTATGACTATGAGGGTTCCTGAACTATATCGTGCAGTTCCTGAAGCACTTTGTTATATGCACCCAGAAGATGCAAAAACTTATGGTGTAAAACAAGGTTCACTTTGTTGGGTTGAAAGTAGACGTGGAAAAGTAAAAGCAAGGGTTGAAACAAGAGGTAGAAATAGACCATCTCGAGGTTTAGTATTTGTTCCTTGGTTTGACGAAAAAGTATTTATCAACAAAGTTTGTTTAGATGCAACTTGTCCACAATCAGGGCAAACAGATTTTAAAAAGTGTGCAGTAAAAATTTATCAAGCGTAA